The following coding sequences lie in one Alloacidobacterium dinghuense genomic window:
- a CDS encoding outer membrane beta-barrel protein has translation MLKRTLSRCLVPLTLAFTAFILSTHASAQQTDVERFDLYGGFTYFMTPNLNLDEHGFHFQAGYNVSRMMAVGFDYSNATGHNSLTPNLLTMSDQLVVQTALHDLALQGLLPPGYQLAVPTGASTQTFAAGPELTFRDFRRVTIFIRPDIGAIREVARPHPADPISALIVQGLAPSGTKTSWASFYGFGEGVDWNASKHLALRFQFDEVYNHLFNDLLKDSRWTTRLSIGPTFRFGGNILEAKKK, from the coding sequence ATGCTCAAAAGAACGCTCTCTCGTTGTCTCGTCCCTCTTACGCTTGCCTTCACGGCTTTCATTCTTTCCACCCACGCCTCAGCGCAGCAAACAGATGTCGAGCGCTTCGACCTGTACGGCGGCTTCACGTATTTCATGACGCCCAATCTCAACTTGGACGAACACGGTTTCCACTTTCAGGCCGGGTACAACGTGAGCCGCATGATGGCCGTCGGCTTCGATTACTCCAACGCGACTGGACACAACTCCCTTACCCCCAACCTGCTCACCATGTCGGACCAGTTGGTCGTCCAGACCGCTCTGCATGATCTCGCGCTTCAGGGTCTCCTGCCCCCCGGCTATCAGCTGGCCGTTCCTACCGGCGCCTCCACGCAGACCTTTGCCGCCGGCCCGGAACTCACCTTCCGCGACTTCCGCCGAGTAACCATCTTCATCCGTCCCGATATCGGAGCCATCCGCGAAGTAGCCCGCCCGCACCCCGCCGATCCCATCTCTGCGCTCATCGTTCAGGGGCTCGCACCTTCCGGCACAAAAACCAGCTGGGCCAGCTTCTACGGCTTCGGCGAAGGCGTCGACTGGAACGCCTCAAAGCATTTGGCCCTGCGCTTCCAGTTCGACGAGGTCTACAATCACCTCTTCAACGATCTGCTGAAGGACAGCCGCTGGACCACCCGCCTCTCCATCGGCCCAACTTTCCGCTTCGGCGGCAATATCCTCGAAGCCAAAAAGAAGTAG